In the Sorghum bicolor cultivar BTx623 chromosome 4, Sorghum_bicolor_NCBIv3, whole genome shotgun sequence genome, TCATAGCTTCAGTTTAGAATAATAATGTAACTCTAAATATTTCATCATAGACCCCatattatttttaaaatatcaTCGTTGAAATTGCTGGAGAGAGAAGTCGTTGGCCCGAGGTCGTGTTGAACCTCCTTTATTGACTTGGAGTCCCAATAATCAAATGCCAAATAGCGTGCCACATGTGTTGTCTGTTAGTATTACTCTATAAATTTAACTCATCATTTGCGGTGGAGATTGTACTCCCTCGCTAGACTTCATTTTTCAAGTTTAAAAATAGCAACAAAACTTATGACACTAAATTAATATTATTAATAtgctataaaatatattttatataatACGGCTATTAGAATAATGTACGTATTCAACTATTCATGCGTGATGGCAGATGGAGCATAATCTCGTCAATGCTAGTCAGCCTGATAGGCTGTGCTACTTCTGGTGGGCTGGTGGCTGCATTGTGGGGGCCGTGAGGTTTGGACAAATGCTATATCCACAGGAAAAAGTCTATCTTTTGTCTCTCACTTCACAAAAGTTTGTTTTTCCTCTCTCAACTCCAAAACCATACAAACAACCTCATCAACTTTTCAAATCATGCATTTTACCTCTCTGGAGCGGTTTCGAAAACGGTGTTGATACAGTGAATGGTGATTTTGCTACAGTGAGTCAGTGacagtggttttgtctttttctttttttaattatttcacctaaatctttgaaaaatcatagtaaatcacagacaaattataaaatggaaaatctatttttttcactccacataagtagatctacacagtaaacatataatatggtatcattgagtacaaaatttttgcaataaaggttttgtctttttattttttatttttttggctggactttgaaaaatcatagtaaatcatagaaaaaaaatcataaaatagaaaaatctaatttgttgaactccacatgagtatatatacacaatGAACATCTAACATGGGTATGCTTTAGGCTGACAGAATAATTATAGAAGCTAcaactatgaattatttcaattaattacagaaaaacatagatctaaagctacaacaaaaaactGTACTAAAGCATATGATATTACATATTTACTGTGTAGATatgctcatgtggagtctaacaaaatttgattttctattttatgatttttatgtcatttgctatgattttttttaaaatatttagtcaaaataaacaaagaaaagacaaaacctttatagcaaaaaactttatattaaagcataccatattatatgttaattttgtagatctacttacgtagagtccaacaaaatttaaTTTTCTATTCTATgattttttctgtgatttactatgatttttcaaagattcagccaaataaatatataaaaaaagataaaaccacCATCACGGTAGCAAAACCACCGTTCACTATAGAAAACCGTCTTTCAAACCGCTCCAGGAAGGTAAAATGCACGGTTTAAAAATTTGAGAGATGTGATTTGCCTAGTTTTGGAGTTGGAGAAAAACGGACTTTTGTAAAAATTGGGGGAGAAAAAGTAGACTTCTTCCACCAAGATAATACTACTATCCCTAGTACTGTTATGATGAATACCTATTGCTCTTGCTGCTACATACCGTAGGAGTAGTACTACacaaatgtttttttttaaaaaaaaattaaacttTTATTGTATTGGAAACAAGTAACCGAGATGGAGATATGTTAGTGATATGCTCACGCCTAGGGATAGCGTGAGACAAGtcgttgtggcccgatcttctcgtaggattcgcgaacttgataacttgtcgctgcgtgacctggtgaagaggcagtgcaccgcgaggctgtccacgcgacgaactaccgagacaatcacccttccacgtaccgacgaacagcccacgcaatcacgccgtatagacgtgaaggcacaaactggatgaaccgcagttcggcgttctacaactccctcaggaatcgaaagaacaagttttgcaagcctctcaagactcacgcataaacaaaactccacgattttgtgtattctgaattttaaccaagcaagatgtgtcctttcattgtctagtacaagagatatatatagataggggcgttcagctttgaatacatgacagcatgcacatccactagtggatttcgtggctggttcgcgcgtcttctcagcttctggcagcagttactaaaatgagcataactctttattgggaagtctaaataatgaaccgtttgatgggctgcaacatagacttaaagatgctttcatccatctgtagaatgccacgtaactccttgtattctgtccgtggtgatgcttggaatttgtaccatgggtcagccatctagcttctggttgccttctcatgcagaagtaatgaaccaccattttatttatgcacacgataggcttcttggttcagatgtccaaaggcttgaatccatcttcatcccatgctggttcataccctccatcattcctaaggacattgaaacaagaactcaaaagtataggatcattcaacataaactgattattaaacataaggttagcgttcacctgagaatgaatttccttctccaattgtttagctctacttcttgtaattggaccacttatatcaagtggagtttcatttgaagatgaatgaatgctagggatgtcctcatcagcctccccctcttgagaaggagtcgtcctcgactcaggcTCACCAACAAATGGAAGCAAGTCTTTGACATTGAATGTTGGACTAACATTGGAATATTCAGGTGGCAGCTCAATTTTGTATGCATTATCATTTATCTTTTTTAGAACCTTGAATGGACCATCACCTCTAGGTGATAACTTACTCTTACGTTGTTGGGGAAATCGATCCTTGCGTAGATGCAACCACACGAGGTCACCGGGCTGAAATGTAACCTTCTTCTTACCTTTGTTCGCTTGCTTTGCATATTGTGCTGATTTCTTCTCAATATTTCTTCTTGTCTCATCATGTAGCTTCTTGATAAAGTTGGATCTCTTCGCTGCATCCAAGTTAACTTGTTCCTGTAATGGTAAAGGCAAAAGATCCATGGGAGTATGTGGCTTAAAACCATAAACAATTTCAAATGGACAAAAATTTGTTGTGGAATGTAGTGCCCTATTATAAGCAAATTCGACATGTGGAAGACATTCTTCCCACTGCTTCAAATTCTTTTTTAGCACGGCACGCAGCATGGTGGACAGGGTACGGTTGACAACTTCAGTTTGCCCATCCGTTTGtgggtgacaagtggtggaaaataacaACTTCGTGCCAAGTTTAGCCCATAATGTCTTCCAAAAATAGCTCAGGAATTTTGTATCTCGGTCTGAAACAATAGTCTTTGGCACTCCATGTAAACGAACAATCTCCCTGAAAAACAAATCAGCAACGTGTGAAGCATCATCGCTCTTGTGACAtggaataaaatgtgccatttttGAGAAGCGATCAATAATAACGAAGATAGAGTCCCTCCCCCTCTGAGACCTTGGTAATCCCAGAATAAAATCCATGGATATATCTTCCCAAGGTACAGTTGGGATTGGTAATGGAGTATAGAGACCATGGGGATTAAGGCGGGACTTAGCTTTCAAGCAGATTATGCAGCGCTCGACATGTCGTTGAACATCACGTCGCATatgtggccaaaagaaatgatcagagagcatgtccaatgTCTTTTTGATGCCAAAATGACCAGCTAAGCCACCAGCATGTGCTTCCTGTAAAAGAACTTGACGAATCGAGCAGGCTGGAATGCATAGTTGTTAGTTCgaaataaaaaatcatcatgtacataatacTTGTCCCAGCCTTTTCTAGCAATGCAATGAGAGAAAGGTTCTTTAAAATCAGAATCAGTTGCATAGAGTGTTTTAATGGATTCCAAACCAAGCACTTTTGTATCTAATTGTGTAACCAAACCACACCTGCTTGACAAAGCATCTGCAACAATGTTATCTTTACCACGCTTATGTTTAACAACATACGGAAATGTTTCTATGAACTCGATCCATTTAGCatgtctacgattcagtttgccttgactttttaaatatttcaaagcttcatgatcagaatggatgacaaattctttaggtaacaaataatgttgccaaacTTCCAAAACTCGAACTAAGGCATAAAGCTCTTTATCATAGACAGAATAATTCAGATGTGGACCATttaacttttcagaaaagtaggcAATAGGTTTACCTTCTTGAAGtagcacacctccaatgccaataccacttgcatcacattcaatctCAAAAGTCTTACCGAAGTTAGGTAGCTGCAGCAGTGGTGCTTCACAAAGCTTTCTTTTTAACTCTACAAAGGCTTGCTCTTGGTCATCTCCCCATTTGAATGGAACATCCTTCTTTGTCAAGTTGTTAAGTGGTGCAGCGATCGTGCTGAAATCTTTAACAAATCGTCGATAGAAACCTGCAAGACCATGGAAACTTCGAATTTGGCTCACATTTGTAGGAGTAGGCCAATCCTTTATTGCCTTAACCTTCTCTTCATCAACCTGGATGCCATCTGCAGtcacaacaaaaccaagaaaaacaacacgatctgtgcaaaatgtgcacttaGCAATGTTGGCATACAATTTCTCTTCCCTCAAAACAGCAAGTACTTGATGGatatgatcaagatgttcatcaaATGATTTGCTATAGatcagaatatcatcaaaataaacaactacaaacttgccaatgaaagctcgtaaaacatgattcattaagcgcataaaagttgaaggagcatttgtcaagccAAAGGGCATCACAAGCCATTCATACAAGCCAAATTTGGTTGTAAATGCTGTCTTCCATTCATCACCAATTTTCATGCGAATTTGGTGATAGCCACTGCGTAAATCAATCTTGGTGAAAATAGTTGAGCCGCTCAATTCATCTAACATGTCATCAAGCCTAGGAATGGGATGGCGATATCGTACAGTTATAGCATTAATGGCACGACAATCGACACACATGCGCCAagatccatctttcttagggacCAAAagtactggaacagcacaaggtgaTAGAGATTCACGAACATACCCTTTGTCCAAAAGCTCTTTTACCTGTCGCTGAATTTCTTTGGTTTCTTCAGGATTAGCACGGTAGGCTGGACGATTGGGAAGAGAAGCTCCAGGTACCAAatcgatttgatgctcaatACCACGGAGTGGAGGAAGGCCAGCTGGTAcctcatcaggaaaaacatcttcAAAGTCCTGTAAGAGATCAAGAACAGCACTAGGCAGCGATGAAGGTAAATCGTTAGTTGAAAGTAGGACCTCCTTGTGCAAGAGCACAAAGAATGGGGCTGTggtgttcctcacttctctcaaaTCACTCCTGCTCACAAATAAGCACTCATTTTGGTGGTGTTGTTTTGTAGTGGAAAGAGGCTTTATGTGGCTAGATTGGTTAGAAGTCTCTCCCTTACTAGTGTTGGCAGCCTCACTCAATTTTCTTTTGTCAGATTCTTCTTTTTTCATGCGAGCCACATCTGAAGCATAGATCTCTTCTGGAGATAATGGAAcaagaaccaccttcttgtcgtTGTGGATGAAAGTATACTTGTTAGACCGCCCAAAGTGCACCGAATCCACATCAAACTGCCATGGACGACCCAACAGCAAATGGCATGCTTGCATGGGTACAATATCACAATCAACCTCACCATGATAGTCACCAATGGAGAAAGACAAACGAACCATGGATGAGACCTTCACTGTCCCTGAATTATTCAGCCACTGCATATGGTAAGGGTGTGGATGGCGGCGTGTTGGTAGGCCAAGCTTCTCAACAAGCAAGGCACTAACAATATTATTGCAGCTCCCACCATCTATGATGAAACGACACACTTGACCTTTCACTTTGCATCGGGACTGAAACAAATTATGACGTTGTCCTTGTTCAGCAGCAACAAACTGAGTGAAAAGAACTCTTCTAACCACCAAATAAGGAGATGATCTATTCATTTTAGAAGGCTCCAAATCAGGAAAAATCAGCAAGCAACTCATCAAAATCAGCACTAGTAATCTCATTAGAATATGGAGAAATAACATCTTCTATCATGTCACTGGGAGCAAAAGTTAGAATAGGTTGAATAGCTAAACAATTCAGACCTAGCTCAAAAGTACCATCCTCAGCTGAATACTCACAAGTGTCAAGAGTATGATCTGCAAAGACATTGTGAAACTTGTCCTCCTCTTCACTTTGTGAATCATATGAACCATCAGCAAGGGCAATAATCGTACGACGATTGGGACATTCAGCTTGCTTATGCCCATGACCACCACACTTAAAACACTCAATCTTGCTTGTATGCCTTGGGGCTGCAGTAGCAGAGGAGCTGGACTGAGTAGAGCTTACAGCTTTGCCTTTGGAATCAAAATGTTTGGAAGAAGTTGCACGAGATGTAGGTGTGTGCACCCCTGACCCGTGCTGCTGTGACTGGCGCCATGAAGTAGCACTATTATGAGCTGAAAATGAAGCACGATCTTTATAAGATCCAGCAAGTTGTCGTTCTGCCCTTTTTGCAAAATGTACCAACTCAGTGAGACATGTGTAGTTTGTCATATCCACTTTATCAGTAATGGGCTTATTGAGGCCAACCAGAAATCGAGCCATTGTGGATTCCTCATCTTCAGTTATCCCTGTACGAAGTAAACACATTTCCAATTCTTGAAAATATTCATCAACAGTACGAGTACCTTGCACAAGACGTTTTAGCTTCAAATGTAGATCACGAGAGTAATATGCAGGAACAAAACGACGTCGCATTTCCCTCTTCATGTCTTCCCAAGTAATACGATCATGTCCAGCGCGTCGGAGTTCAGTACACActtgattccaccaagtgattgCATAGCCTGAAAACTCAATTGCAGCAAGCTTTGCTTTCTTGACAGGAGGATAAGGATACAAATCAAAGATCTGTTCAACCTTAGTCTCCCACTCAAAATAATCATCAGCACTTTCTTTTCCATTAAATTTTGGAATAGACACTTTCACTTTGCTtaaaccatcatcatcaaggcGACGGTGGCGGTCACGATAACCACGATGGCCACCATGGCGATGATCATCCATGTCAGACAAcatatcatcatcaccatcataatCTCGTCCACCTCGAACAGGAATGCGCCGAGCACGACCAAAATTAAGAAGACCATGACCACGCCCGCCACGTCCACGACCAGCGGGACGACGCGGTGGCTCATCCTCCTCGTCAATATCATCATCCTCATTTGGTGGCGGTTCTCGACGTGGTATGTTCAATTGGAGAGTTTGGAGCTGCTGCACCAAATCATTCATTTGTGTACGCAACTCCTGAAATTCCTCCACCGAAACAGCGGCACCATCTCCACGTCCTGCCATGTTAGTAGAGGAAAAAAAAGGACAATATATATGTGGAATCACTCCCTCACCACTTACAAAACAAGTTCTTTCTCTCCCTGAAAAGAGCAAGAACCGGGGCTGCGATCTGTAGGGAAGAGTGATTGTAACAGCGACGACGGTGCAACAACTCACGGTGCTTtaagtggagcttggtggggtaaTATGTTAGTGGAATGCACTGAAATGTAGTGATGCAAAACCAAATAATAATCCAAGAacagaagtctaagttgttgaatATAAAGGAAAGGATGCACAAAGAAAGGAATGAGATGTAGTAAGTGGATAGATGATCACCAATTTGCACCAACCGAAAACTTGTTGCTGCCCAAACCCCTTTTTGGTGTGCTGCACACAgttctctttttgtttttcttttttttttctttcttgcttttctttttttttctcttttttttggaaCAAAAACTCGTTTTCAGTCCTTCTTTTGACCCATAGACATCTTTTCTTTTAACCTCTGTGTCAAACGCAGCACAACTTTCAACTAAAGGGGATCACTAAGATGGATGGTGCagcacaaaaacaaaaaactgcGGTGGGGAATATGTGGCGGTTAGAAAACAAGGGTGGGATGGGtgggtatttttttttgtttatatatacgCAGCAAGCAATGATGATCAGATCAAGGGTGGGATGGATGGGTACATGCAGCAAGCAATTTGATGATTAGAACAAAGATAATAACTAGAACAATGtggaaaagaaaaattcagcaactAGACAAATATTAAAGGATTAAAACTCGATAAAGCAAACTACAAAATCAGTAGCACATATGAATTTGGGCTGTAGGTTTTCTTTTTGGCTCTCAGTGGACAGTAGGTATTTAAACTCTATCCTACCAAAATCAAGAACAATCCTACCGAGGAAACGaaggctttgataccagatgatatgctcacgcctagggatagcgtgagacaagtcgttgtggcccgatcttctcgtaggattcgcgaacttgataacttgtcgctgcgtgacctggtgaagaggcagtgcaccgcgaggctgtccacgcgacgaactaccgagacaatcacccttccacgtaccgacgaacagcccacgcaatcacgccgtatagacgtgaaggcacaaactggatgaaccgcagttcggcgttctacaactccctcaggaatcgaaagaacaagttttgcaagcctctcaagactcacgcataaacaaaactccacgagtttgtgtattctgaattttaaccaagcaagatgtgtcctttcattgtctagtacaagagatatatatagataggggcgttcagctttgaatacatgacagcatgcacatccactagtggatttcgtggctggttcgcgcgtcttctcagcttctggcagcagttactaaaatgagcataactctttattgggaagtctaaataatgaaccgtttgatgggctgcaacatagacttaaagatgctttcatccatctgtagaatgccacgtaactccttgtattctgtccgtggtgatgcttggaatttgtaccatgggtcagccatctagcttctggttgccttctcatgcagaagtaatgaaccaccattttatttatgcacacgataggcttcttggttcagatgtccaaaggcttgaatccatcttcatcccatgctggttcataccctccatcattcctaaggacattgaaacaagaactcaaaagtataggatcattcaacataaactgattattaaacataaggttagcgttcacctgagaatgaatttccttctccaattgtttagctctacttcttgtaattggaccacttatatcaagtggagtttcatttgaagatgaatgaatgctagggatgtcctcatcagttaGCGACATCGAAGTTTGTAGCACATGCTTGATATTATAGACTGAAGAATGAGCAAGTGCCTAGGAAGGGGAAAAATACATACATGCCTTGTTCGTTGGCGGAAAGTACTGTTGacagatttattatgagagaaaaatactgctgaatggtTGTCAGATTCAGCTGATAAGCCCAAGCGAACAAAGACAACCGGATATTTAACCATCTTGCCTTTTTAGCAAGAGGTACCATCatctatcttttttttctctatatATCTTGAATTCTTGATTATCGAGTAGCTTCTTGTTTGCTTAATGTCCTGCACTTCAACATGCATTGACCAATATCCAAGATGAGTGCGTGGCAATCTAGAAATTGTCAGTTAGCAGAGTTGAATCTCGGAGATCAGTGTAATACCTAGCTTAGCACCAAAAAGGAGGGCGTGGGCTTCATCCTCCGAGTGTTCCAAAACCTTAGCAATAACTACATGAAAGAAGAAACATGGGAAATACTTCTAACAGCTAAGTGAGAGTGAGAACTACAATTCCACTTTAGGTTTGGATTTTAAGAGTCTAGGTGTAAAAAAAATCTATAACCCTCATGAATTTGCATGGTACtcaatccattccaaattataagacgtttgtcTTTTTTGACACCAAGTttaaccactcgtcttatttaaaaatttatacaaaatattatttcttttgtcatggcttggtttattaattaaagtttttcaagaatgacttaaatttgactatatttgtataatttttttttaataagacgagcagtcaaatttgaaattaaaaaagTGAAACGTCTTATTATAATTGGggaagaagggagtaccaaaaAGAGAAGCACCCACAATATATAGTACAGTAAAAGTTGCAGTAGCATGTGCAATAGGCTCAGGTCTAGTACTACCTTCAGTTTCTATATTGTGAACACCATCAATACTCAATAGGCTCGTGTAACATTCTTGCAACCGCACACACCATTTGTTGAGCATGTGCGCGGCACGTGTGGTCGTGCTGGAACTTGGAAGAAGAACTACCACACCGTGACAGATGAGATGCGATATTTTTAAGTTAATATATTTTATTCATAACCTCGCTTATTCAGGTTAGGAAATAAATAAAGCCTTCAGGGCGCGTCGTCGTACTCGTACGTACCACAAGTTGGACGATGGAGACAAAAATGTTTGCTTCAATTTGCATTTCCGTCGTCGTGAGCGACGGGTTTTGCTTCAAATTAATCACCTTAGCTTGAATattaagggcttgtttggttccttttgctaaattttagctagctaaaattattttagctactcttgagtgactaatggaactaaactatttaagCTTATTTtaatcaatgtgtttggaactttagctactaaagtgactaaagtttaactagctaaaatttagtaggTGGAACCAAACAAAGCCGAAGTTTGAGAATGTCGCCAAAATATCAACCAATGCAAGTGCTTTTCACCAATATAATGAAGTATCAAGTATAGTTGCTGCCAAAGTTCTTATTATACGGAGTATCATGTATAGAATCCGCGAGGCATCGCAGCGAAGAAAAATGACAATAGGAGTACTAGTGTGGTAGAGTAACAAGAATatctatatatttatatatggcCTGCCTGGCTTCTGTGGACTGTAATGGGCCTTTTAGCTATTTGCTTGGTGCAGCTCTATTAGCTTGTTCCAAGAGCCACGTATGTATATACGATTTGGAGTTGTTAGGGTATAAAACAAAATGGTTTATGTGTATATATTTTTCGTTACATATAAGTTTTTAATAATCAAATTTAGCCTAtaagatatattttttttagaaaagatgGCTAAAGCTTTGCCACAAATTTTTTAGATGGAGTGTTCGGCCTACTTTTCTTTGTTGGTCAACCCTGAACTTTGGAACACTGTCCAAATAACTAACAACTTTGTCCCACGACTTGCTCGATCCTGAACTAACTTGGtcgaaaggaaaaaaaaacctttAATTAGCAACTCTACAACacgtttgagcttatcagccgattCAGACAGTCAttcaatagtatttttctctcacaaatgAACGATTTGTTTTGATTGCCcctcttcttcttgttgtttTGCTGCCCTGCTTCGATTAGCACCGTGAGGACATCCATCTTTATCTTGGTGAGTGGACGCTCGAAATGTTGTGCATAAAATGCAAATTGGACAGATTCCTGTGTTGTTGGTGGCAATAAGTCTTCTAATTTTTTGACAAGCAACTGGGATTGCTCCTTTTCCTTTTGTGGTTTCGGATTTCTTGGCTAATCTGGCTAATCTAATGCTTTTACGTTGTGGGGTAAAGACAGAGGGTCTTGGAGGTGTGGTTCAGATGTGTTTCCCATTTCAATGTCATTGGGTTCTTCTTCAGCAATTGCTTCTGGCATTTGTGGGATTAGAGGAGCTAGAATAGATTTAGAAATTGAACCTATAAACCCATCAATTGTAATTGCCTTAGCTATCGCAGTTGGGTCTTGTGGCGAAGTGGAATCGAACTCTTTCTCAACAAAATTAGAAGGAAACTGAGGGATAACCGGCTCCTGCAGTCTAGGAGAGATGGTATTATGATCATTGACAGTTTCCCCAGCATTACCATGTAATAGATCAGTGTGTACCAGGTCAACAACCAACTTCGGTTTTCCAATCTCTGGAGGTAAGCCTTCCAAACTAGCACCAAGTGTTGATGCCTAATTACCATTAGCAACCTCAAGTGGTGGAGCTAGAGCAAATATTAGGGGGTGCGCTTGCCTTGTGGGTGCGTATAATTTTACTATGTGGGTGCGAATATGGTGAAAATTTAACCACAATCACTGTTTTTTGATATATTTGTGGGTGCGGCTGCAcccattagggcactcacaatacagactctatcatagagtctaaagttatttattacctcgaacaatgtggacttaaagactaaataagacttgaagtcttattttttttctacctctttcttcaataaatatgctgccacatcagcaaaatatcataaataatatataattaattgtcttagactctatgatagagtcttgcattttgAGTGCCCTTACGGTCTATATAGATCCGCCGATGGCAACCTCCGCATCCTCCCTTAAATTCTGCATTGGTTGATTTGGTTCTACTGCGGAACATGATGGTCACTGTTCCACCTTGTAGGATTTTTGTCGGTGCCTCTATTGGTGGGTCCTAATCTTTATGATGGTATTACCATCTCCATTAATCGTGAGTTTGCATCAAGGGATGCAAGGGAGTAGGATGTTGGGCAGCTTGCAGAGATTTACAGGGCGAGATTCAAACAACATGGGATCACAAATGTAGATACTTTCATTAAAAAGAGGGATAGAACCCAACAGGATGAGACGCCCATCATCAGCAATAGCAGGTGTCTTTCCCCCATGATATGAGAAATAGGCGTAGCGAAGGATACCTTATGGTGTCTATTGCTCCTACTACTAaggctttgtttttttttcttttttgccaacatagccttgtttagttgcacctaaaatttaaaaacttttcaaa is a window encoding:
- the LOC110434720 gene encoding uncharacterized protein LOC110434720; this encodes MAGRGDGAAVSVEEFQELRTQMNDLVQQLQTLQLNIPRREPPPNEDDDIDEEDEPPRRPAGRGRGGRGHGLLNFGRARRIPVRGGRDYDGDDDMLSDMDDHRHGGHRGYRDRHRRLDDDGLSKVKVSIPKFNGKESADDYFEWETKVEQIFDLYPYPPVKKAKLAAIEFSGYAITWWNQVCTELRRAGHDRITWEDMKREMRRRFVPAYYSRDLHLKLKRLVQGTRTVDEYFQELEMCLLRTGITEDEESTMARFLVGLNKPITDKVDMTNYTCLTELVHFAKRAERQLAGSYKDRASFSAHNSATSWRQSQQHGSGVHTPTSRATSSKHFDSKGKAVSSTQSSSSATAAPRHTSKIECFKCGGHGHKQAECPNRRTIIALADGSYDSQSEEEDKFHNVFADHTLDTCEYSAEDGTFELGLNCLAIQPILTFAPSDMIEDVISPYSNEITSADFDELLADFS